In the Pleuronectes platessa chromosome 8, fPlePla1.1, whole genome shotgun sequence genome, one interval contains:
- the LOC128446485 gene encoding small integral membrane protein 32 — translation MLRQILLNSTDSPDFDLVLMAQSSTQAPSSLNASHGGSVSVAALLRPTAGRGGGLRDGELHKPDLITYLVMCLLLFLLVLLIVFFINCQLRNSFFASMPYDRSLREARTTYK, via the coding sequence ATGCTGAGGCAGATCCTCCTCAACTCCACCGACAGCCCGGACTTCGACCTGGTGCTCATGGCCCAGTCCTCCACGCAGGCCCCCTCTTCCCTGAACGCCTCCCACGGCGGCTCGGTGAGCGTGGCCGCCCTGCTGCGACCCACCGCGGGGCGAGGCGGCGGGCTGCGGGATGGCGAGCTCCACAAACCGGACCTGATCACCTACCTGGTCATGTGCCTACTGCTCTTCCTGCTGGTGCTGCTCATCGTGTTCTTCATCAACTGCCAGCTGCGGAACTCCTTCTTCGCCTCCATGCCATATGACAGGTCGCTGAGAGAGGCCCGGACCACCTACAAGTAA